A stretch of DNA from Euzebya rosea:
GTCACCCTCGAACCCCTCCTCGACCGGCCCGACGACCAACTAGCATCCATCCCCGCAGTGACCAACTGAATCAAGCGCACGGGCTTCTACACCACCCGATGGGACTCCATCTCCGTGATCGCGCCTTGGAGGTCGTGGAGTTTGATGATCGACTCTGCGGAGGCGGTTCCGAAGCGACCTCTGAGCGTGACACCGAGGCTCAAGAGCGAGGTCAGCCCAGCATCTGCCGTCGAGATCACGTCGGAGGGGAGTGCAGCCGCCAGTTCATCCCACCGCCCCCCTGCATAGCAGCCGGAGAAGTAGTGCCGGATGTGACGGCCCGCCGCGTCGGATCGAAGGTAGCGAAGCAGGGTGTCGGTGATCATGACGTGAGTTTGTAGACGAGGTGCTGCCGGTCAGCTGCGATGACGGAGTCCGAGTGCTCAATGAGCTTGCCGTGGAACAGGAGCGTTCGCGAGAGAACAAGAACGGGTGCGCCATCGTTGAGCTGCAGCAAGCGGCGCTCATCGCGTCTGGGCATGCGAGCCGTAACGCCTTCCTCAAGATCTGGGTCGGAGGCATCAACGCCCGCCTTCGGCCACCAAAGCACGGACAACGCCAGCGGTCGCCCGTCGGCGAAGCAAAGCACAGTCTCCGTTTCGAGCGCTCCGGACACGTTGAGGCCAGGATTCGAGGGAGTTTGAGGCCGGTTATCGCTGGCCACGTCCCTAATGCTGGGGGTCTGGCCAGCGCGGCGGACCGAGTGCCTAAACGCCTCTCGCAGTCCTAGATGGGGCCCTGTGGGCGTGACGAGGCGGGGGATGGGGGCTTGCTCGACTGAACGAACAAAGGCGCCACGTCCGTGTTCCACCACAACCGACCCCTCGTTGCGGAGGACTCCTATGGCTTCGCGGGCTGTACCGCGTGAGACGCCATGCGTCTCGATGAGCTCGGCCTCGGAGGGAAGCCGCGCTCCAGGGCTCAACCGGCCTTCAGCAATGTCGTCGCGGAGGACGTCAGCGAGCTGCAGGTACAGCGCCCTGTCGGCATGACGGTCGACCTCCATGCCGGTTAGCGTAGCGACGTCCGGTCGTATGGACGAGTAGTCGCGTTACGGCAGTGGAGCGAGATGTCCGGGGCAGGCCATCGCTGCCCGACGACTTGCCGGCCGAGGCGCCGTTGGACGAACCGGGTGAGGGGAACCCCGACGACGTGGTCGAGGGTCCATCCGATTCGGAGACGCCACCCCAGTCGGACGGTCCGCCGGACGCGGTGCCAGGAGAGGCTGAGCCCAAGGATCCGGCGCCAGCGGGTGAGGGTGGGTCGTCCCTGCCGGAGGAGGCCCCGGACGACGAGGGCACCCCTACGGACGACGTCGTTGGTCCTGACACGGTCGCTGGTGAGGAGGAGGTCGCGCCGCCGCTGAATGGCGAGGACGGATCCGGTCCGGCCGTGGAGGGGGGAGCGGTCGGGGATCCTGCCCCGCTCCCCGCCGATCTGGGTGAGGTTGTCGACGCGATCGCGGACCCTGTTGAGGAGGCGGTCGGGGGCCCAACGGTGGTGATCGCCGACATCGTGGCGATGCCTGATGAGGAGCCAGAGGCCGAGGACGTCGTCCCGGAGGATGTTGAGGCAGTGGTGGACGACGTGGTCGGGCCCGTCATCGACGTGGTCGCGCCGCCAACGGACGGCGGGGCACCGCCAGCACCCCAGCCACCCGTTCCTGCTCCACCGCCTGCGGCCCCGGCGCCGACCGCACCCATCCCCACTGCCCCGACACCGCCACGGCCGAGTCCGGCGCCGCTGCCCGTGACGACGGCGCCCTCAGCCCCGCCAGCCGTGGCCGAGGCGGATCCCTGGCCAATCGAGTCCACGGCGACCCCGATCGACCCGGTTCCCGAGCTCGTCACGGTGCTGGACTCGTTGGATCCTTGTGCGCCAAGTTGCGAACATGTTCGAAATTCACGCGCCAAAGCGCTAGTCGGCGGGCCGAGCACCCGGGCGTGGATACCCTCGTTTATTGCCCTACTGCTCAGGCCCCCTAGGCGAAGTCCAGTACGGAACCCAAGTTCATGCCGGTTACCCGCCCGTGCAACAGCAACGCATCCCGCTCGGTCAGGCGAGATACAGCATCACAGGCTATGCGCGCGGCAGACGCTAGTGTGATCTGCTGTTGTCCCAATAGTTCCTCTGCCTCCTCGCGGGCGCCCATAGGCAGAAGTGAGCGACGTTTGTCGTCCATGACGGCATCACGCAACTCCTTGTACAGAGTCGCCACTACTCGCCTCTGTCCAGCCTGTTGACTGCCAAGCCCTGGTCTGTCGATGACGTACCGCCACGTCAACTCCTTCAACACGTCGAGCTCAAACGTGGTCTCCGGTGGCTCGCTAAGGAGGCCGTCCTCCTCCAACTGAGCCGTCTCTACGTACTTGCCAACAAGAGTGCTCGTGAAGTAGCGGAGCGCGGCGCGAGCCAATCGACTGCCATCATAGGGACGGTCCGACCCGTAGTAGATGAGTGTCGCGTCGAACACGTCGTTGATCTGCTGTTCCGTCGCACCAGGGTGTGGCCGGCCGTTACGGACCCACTTATCTCGGATCCAGGTGACCAAGTCCTGACGCTCCTGACCGTCATCCGGATCACGGAGGCGGTGAAGAGGGACCAACCCCGCCCGTACGAAGTCCTCGATGTCATGGACCGCGTATGTGATGTCGTCGGCCAGATCCATCACTTGTGCCTCGACACT
This window harbors:
- a CDS encoding GntR family transcriptional regulator, with protein sequence MEVDRHADRALYLQLADVLRDDIAEGRLSPGARLPSEAELIETHGVSRGTAREAIGVLRNEGSVVVEHGRGAFVRSVEQAPIPRLVTPTGPHLGLREAFRHSVRRAGQTPSIRDVASDNRPQTPSNPGLNVSGALETETVLCFADGRPLALSVLWWPKAGVDASDPDLEEGVTARMPRRDERRLLQLNDGAPVLVLSRTLLFHGKLIEHSDSVIAADRQHLVYKLTS
- a CDS encoding deoxyguanosinetriphosphate triphosphohydrolase family protein, whose translation is MTVHERRHGPTPDVDSRLVAARDRDRILYSSAFRRLGGVSQVVSADEGEVYHNRLTHSLKVGQVARRLAERLQAGAADGLPRPNPEAVEAAALAHDLGHPPFGHVGEEVLNHLAAEDGAEGFEGNAQSFRILTKLSVHSSKYAGLNLSRLVLDGVLKYPWLHDPDSPKASRKWGAYASEETDFRFARSLDPTHHIPGPDGALRSVEAQVMDLADDITYAVHDIEDFVRAGLVPLHRLRDPDDGQERQDLVTWIRDKWVRNGRPHPGATEQQINDVFDATLIYYGSDRPYDGSRLARAALRYFTSTLVGKYVETAQLEEDGLLSEPPETTFELDVLKELTWRYVIDRPGLGSQQAGQRRVVATLYKELRDAVMDDKRRSLLPMGAREEAEELLGQQQITLASAARIACDAVSRLTERDALLLHGRVTGMNLGSVLDFA